The following nucleotide sequence is from Streptomyces bathyalis.
AGGACGACGGCACGATCCTCTCCGGCGGCCTCGCCCTCGCCGAGACCAAGCGCTGGCGCAACCTCCACTCCAATCCGCGCCTGGCGCTCGTGATCGACGACCTGGTGAGCGTCGACCCTTGGACGGTCCGGGGCGTGGAGATCCGCGGTGAGGCGGAGCTGCTCGTCGGGCCGCACGACCTCGCGAAGGGCATGAGCGACGAGTTGATCCGAGTGCATCCGCACTGGGTGCACAGCTGGGGCCTCATCGGCCTCTGACGGACGCGGACTCACGGGTGGTACCGGCATGGCGCGTGCCGTTCGGGCCCGCCGTTCCGTCGCCCGCGCCGCCGTCCGCCCCGTCCGGCCCGCCGTTCGAGGCGACCTGCCACAGATGGTGCAGCGCGTACGAGCGCCACGGCCGCCACGACTCGGCCCGCCCCGCATCGGCACCGCTGCGGGCCAGACCGTGCC
It contains:
- a CDS encoding PPOX class F420-dependent oxidoreductase, producing MSATTRRRGLNQAERAYLASQRLCRMATVDPSGQPQVNPVGFFLQDDGTILSGGLALAETKRWRNLHSNPRLALVIDDLVSVDPWTVRGVEIRGEAELLVGPHDLAKGMSDELIRVHPHWVHSWGLIGL